In the genome of Halobacterium noricense, one region contains:
- the glpK gene encoding glycerol kinase GlpK yields the protein MPDTYVGSIDQGTTGTRFMVFDHSGQVVANAYEQHEQHYPEPGWVEHDPVEIWENTKAVVTEGLDAAGLDASQLEGLGITNQRETTVVWDAASGKPIHNALVWQDRRTTDRVEELEANGTVEEIRAKTGLEADAYFSATKTEWILDNAEPLKLQTSRTQNLRDRAREGELLMGTIDAWLIYNLTGNHITDVSNASRTMLYNIRDLEWDDDLLDEFDVPAEMLPEVRPSSDEDLYGHTDPDGFLGAEVPVAGALGDQQAALFGQTCFDEGDAKNTYGTGSFYLMNTGNEAVESDHGLLTTIGFQRSGEPVQYALEGSIFVTGAAIEWLEDVDLINNAAQTAELARSAESTDGVYMVPAFTGLGAPHWDGRARGTIVGMTRGTEKRHIVRATLESIAYQTRDIAEAMEADSGVETTSLRVDGGAVKNNFLCQLQSDIIQTNIVRPEVDETTALGSAYAAGLAVGYWDDVDELRSNWQVDRQFEPEMEEAKADKMYGRWDDAVDRSLDWAQED from the coding sequence GAACGCCTACGAACAACACGAACAGCACTACCCCGAACCCGGCTGGGTCGAACACGACCCCGTCGAAATCTGGGAGAACACGAAGGCGGTCGTAACCGAAGGCCTCGACGCCGCCGGCCTCGACGCCTCGCAGTTGGAGGGGCTCGGCATCACGAACCAGCGCGAGACCACCGTCGTGTGGGACGCCGCCAGCGGCAAACCCATCCACAACGCGCTCGTCTGGCAGGACCGCCGCACGACCGACCGCGTCGAGGAGCTCGAAGCGAACGGCACCGTCGAGGAAATCCGGGCGAAGACCGGCCTCGAAGCCGACGCGTACTTCTCCGCGACGAAAACCGAGTGGATTCTGGACAACGCCGAACCGCTGAAGCTCCAGACCTCCCGCACCCAGAACCTCCGCGACCGCGCTCGCGAGGGCGAACTCCTGATGGGCACTATCGACGCGTGGCTCATCTACAATCTGACCGGGAACCACATCACGGACGTCTCGAACGCCTCCCGGACGATGCTGTACAACATCCGGGACCTGGAGTGGGACGACGACCTGCTCGACGAGTTCGACGTCCCCGCCGAAATGCTGCCCGAGGTCCGGCCGTCCTCCGACGAGGACCTCTACGGGCACACCGACCCGGACGGCTTCCTCGGGGCCGAGGTTCCCGTCGCGGGCGCGCTCGGCGACCAGCAGGCCGCGCTGTTCGGACAGACGTGCTTCGACGAGGGTGACGCCAAGAACACCTACGGCACCGGCTCGTTCTACCTCATGAACACCGGCAACGAGGCCGTCGAGTCCGACCACGGCCTCCTCACCACCATCGGCTTCCAGCGCTCTGGCGAACCCGTCCAGTACGCGCTGGAGGGCTCCATCTTCGTCACGGGGGCCGCCATCGAGTGGCTCGAAGACGTGGACCTCATCAACAACGCCGCCCAGACCGCGGAGCTCGCGCGCTCCGCCGAGTCGACCGACGGCGTCTACATGGTCCCGGCGTTCACGGGCCTCGGCGCGCCCCACTGGGACGGGCGTGCTCGCGGGACCATCGTCGGGATGACCCGCGGCACGGAGAAGAGACACATCGTTCGCGCGACCCTCGAGTCCATCGCCTACCAGACCCGCGACATCGCAGAGGCGATGGAGGCCGACTCCGGCGTCGAGACCACGTCGCTGCGCGTGGACGGCGGCGCGGTGAAGAACAACTTCCTCTGCCAGCTCCAGTCGGACATCATCCAGACCAACATCGTCCGGCCGGAGGTCGACGAGACCACCGCGCTCGGGTCGGCGTACGCCGCCGGCCTCGCGGTCGGCTACTGGGACGACGTCGACGAACTGCGCTCGAACTGGCAGGTCGACCGGCAGTTCGAGCCCGAGATGGAGGAAGCGAAAGCCGACAAGATGTACGGCCGGTGGGACGACGCCGTCGACCGCTCGCTGGACTGGGCCCAGGAGGACTAA
- a CDS encoding Cdc6/Cdc18 family protein, whose translation MDIDARIKRRQRRDEGPRLVQDYEALAPVTHLDEPSDRGPVLERLLDHLDPVFDSRLPPNAYVHGPCGSGKTAVVTALFGHLERLSTQTQSVIYTSTRAGSPTTPGFVYVDARETNSEFAFYHHVLDALVDERVPEHGIGTEEIRDRLHERVGQSRGGVVVGVDHVGAPDSTDADRLVELFAGLPSNASWLAIGRKPPAETALAEYTATTIRVEPYRRQVLVDVLMTRASEGLAQQALTHELARRIADWADGNAHDALAALFVATDRANRADHDRLTPADVDAAIAEVPEPSASLGRVLALPENKQLVLRELVDLDADDRDSVTATTDAISAAVDLSAGTVKRYLYELAESGVVERVQAEQRAGKGRPPSRVELRFPPTAFRRLYDLRQ comes from the coding sequence ATGGACATCGACGCGCGAATAAAGCGGCGACAACGCCGGGACGAAGGCCCCCGCCTCGTGCAGGACTACGAGGCGCTGGCACCGGTCACGCACCTCGACGAGCCGTCGGATCGCGGTCCCGTGCTCGAACGGCTGCTGGACCACCTCGACCCAGTGTTCGACAGCCGCCTGCCGCCGAACGCGTACGTCCACGGCCCGTGCGGATCGGGAAAGACCGCGGTCGTCACCGCGCTGTTCGGCCACCTCGAACGACTGTCCACGCAGACGCAGTCCGTTATCTACACGAGCACGCGCGCGGGGTCGCCAACCACGCCGGGGTTCGTCTACGTCGACGCCCGCGAGACGAACAGCGAGTTCGCGTTCTACCACCACGTGCTGGACGCGCTCGTCGACGAGCGCGTCCCCGAGCACGGCATCGGCACCGAGGAGATACGCGACCGCCTCCACGAGCGCGTCGGACAGTCGCGGGGCGGCGTCGTCGTCGGTGTCGACCACGTCGGCGCGCCGGACAGCACCGACGCCGACCGCCTCGTCGAGCTGTTCGCGGGGCTGCCGAGCAACGCGAGTTGGCTCGCAATCGGCCGCAAACCCCCGGCTGAGACGGCGCTCGCGGAGTACACCGCGACGACGATTCGGGTTGAGCCCTATCGACGCCAAGTGCTCGTGGACGTGTTGATGACGCGCGCGTCGGAGGGGCTCGCCCAGCAGGCGCTCACGCACGAACTCGCGCGCCGCATCGCGGACTGGGCCGACGGGAACGCCCACGACGCGCTCGCTGCGCTGTTCGTCGCAACCGACCGCGCGAACCGCGCCGACCACGACCGGCTCACGCCCGCGGACGTCGACGCGGCGATAGCGGAGGTGCCCGAGCCGTCGGCCTCGCTGGGGCGCGTGCTCGCGCTCCCCGAGAACAAGCAGCTCGTGCTCCGGGAGCTGGTCGACCTCGACGCCGACGACCGCGACTCCGTGACCGCGACGACGGACGCAATCAGCGCCGCCGTCGACCTCTCGGCGGGGACGGTCAAGCGTTACCTCTACGAGCTGGCCGAGAGCGGCGTCGTTGAGCGCGTGCAAGCCGAACAGCGCGCGGGAAAGGGACGACCGCCGAGCCGCGTGGAACTGCGGTTCCCGCCGACCGCGTTCCGCCGGCTGTACGACCTCCGGCAGTAG
- a CDS encoding FKBP-type peptidyl-prolyl cis-trans isomerase, producing MTEPIEPGDRVRLAYVGRFENGSVFATSDPEVAAEHGLLEAQGKERGEFEPLSFTVGRGDVIEGIDDAVVGMSANEEAEVTVPPEAAYGEHDPERVREYDPGTFEGMVGQSPAVGLHVEAENGLHGDVTVVTDEHVAVDFNHELAGKTLVFDVRVLAVD from the coding sequence ATGACAGAACCTATCGAACCCGGCGACCGCGTGCGCCTCGCGTACGTCGGCCGCTTCGAGAACGGGAGCGTGTTCGCGACCTCGGACCCCGAGGTCGCCGCCGAACACGGATTACTGGAGGCACAGGGCAAGGAACGCGGGGAGTTCGAGCCGCTGTCGTTCACCGTCGGCCGCGGAGACGTCATCGAGGGAATCGACGACGCGGTCGTCGGGATGAGCGCCAACGAGGAAGCCGAAGTGACGGTCCCGCCGGAGGCGGCGTACGGCGAGCACGACCCGGAGCGCGTGCGCGAGTACGACCCCGGGACGTTCGAGGGGATGGTCGGGCAATCGCCGGCGGTCGGGCTCCACGTCGAAGCGGAGAACGGCCTCCACGGGGACGTGACCGTCGTCACCGACGAGCACGTCGCGGTGGACTTCAACCACGAACTCGCGGGGAAGACGCTGGTTTTCGACGTGCGCGTGCTCGCCGTCGACTGA
- a CDS encoding zinc-ribbon domain-containing protein — MGDRACWLEFCPHCDAQVTVVDEECPDCGAALD, encoded by the coding sequence ATGGGAGACCGCGCGTGCTGGCTGGAGTTCTGTCCGCACTGCGACGCGCAGGTGACCGTCGTCGACGAGGAGTGCCCGGACTGCGGGGCAGCACTGGACTGA
- a CDS encoding lycopene cyclase domain-containing protein — MLLVSIPDIGAVFGTYTYLASEVAFGVLAFVFLYRADALRRAGVTVAALYPIAYIWDWYTLTIGVFAIQLRTGVDVLGIPVEEHIFMVVVPALVVAFHETIHEQD, encoded by the coding sequence GTGTTACTTGTGAGCATTCCGGACATCGGTGCCGTCTTCGGCACGTACACGTACCTCGCGTCGGAGGTCGCGTTCGGCGTGCTTGCGTTCGTTTTCCTCTACCGCGCGGACGCGCTCCGCCGCGCCGGCGTCACCGTCGCCGCGCTCTACCCAATCGCCTACATTTGGGACTGGTACACCCTCACCATCGGCGTGTTCGCCATCCAACTCCGCACCGGCGTGGACGTCCTCGGCATCCCCGTCGAGGAGCACATCTTCATGGTCGTCGTGCCCGCGCTCGTCGTCGCGTTCCACGAGACCATCCACGAGCAGGACTAA
- a CDS encoding CBS domain-containing protein — MDISDIATNDYIEVEAEQRLGKARSIFEGENPKGIIVTEAGQYEGVLTERKLLGSHIEDDTRIAGLTMPAPKIDRTEDIRDTARMLVEGGTKIAPVFEAGDLWGIVTEDAILEAVLDSLDALTVGQIFSENVVTIEEDDNMGTVINRLREHGISRLPVADEDGFLTGVVTVHDVVDFVVRDISKTTRGDRSGEVERMLDLPVYDVMSSPVETVSVEDSVQDAVETMLDNDYSGLVVTPADDDRVVGGVLTKTDVLRALSYTEEDRMDVQITNIELLDALSRQEIQERIEEVANKYSDMNVHHAHVRLHKHKEKLRGTPLIMCQLRLRTNKGQMAGTGEGYGADNAFYMALDLLERNVLEHKGVERDEEYKGQLLRKLNQL, encoded by the coding sequence ATGGATATCTCTGACATCGCTACGAACGACTACATCGAAGTCGAAGCCGAACAACGGTTGGGGAAGGCTCGCTCTATCTTCGAGGGGGAGAACCCGAAAGGCATCATCGTCACCGAAGCCGGCCAGTACGAGGGCGTGCTCACGGAGCGCAAGCTACTCGGTTCGCACATCGAAGACGACACGCGCATCGCCGGGCTCACGATGCCCGCGCCGAAAATCGACCGAACCGAGGACATCCGCGACACCGCGCGCATGCTCGTCGAGGGTGGCACGAAAATCGCACCCGTCTTCGAGGCCGGCGACCTCTGGGGCATCGTCACTGAGGACGCCATCCTCGAAGCCGTTCTCGACAGCCTCGACGCGCTCACGGTCGGCCAAATCTTCAGCGAGAACGTCGTCACCATCGAGGAGGACGACAACATGGGCACCGTCATCAACCGCCTCCGCGAGCACGGCATCTCGCGGCTGCCGGTCGCCGACGAGGACGGCTTCCTCACCGGCGTCGTCACCGTCCACGACGTCGTCGACTTCGTGGTCCGGGACATCTCCAAGACCACGCGCGGCGACCGCAGCGGCGAAGTCGAACGCATGCTCGACCTCCCGGTCTACGACGTGATGTCCAGCCCCGTCGAGACGGTCTCCGTCGAGGACTCCGTCCAGGACGCGGTCGAGACGATGCTCGACAACGACTACTCCGGCCTCGTCGTCACGCCCGCCGACGACGACCGCGTCGTCGGCGGCGTGCTCACCAAGACGGACGTGCTACGCGCGCTCTCCTACACCGAGGAGGACCGCATGGACGTCCAGATTACGAACATCGAACTGCTGGACGCGCTCTCCCGCCAGGAGATTCAGGAGCGCATCGAGGAGGTCGCGAACAAGTACAGCGACATGAACGTCCACCACGCGCACGTGCGCCTCCACAAGCACAAGGAGAAGCTCCGCGGCACCCCGCTCATCATGTGCCAGCTCCGCCTCCGAACCAACAAGGGGCAGATGGCGGGCACCGGCGAGGGTTACGGCGCGGACAACGCCTTCTACATGGCGCTCGACCTCCTCGAGCGCAACGTCCTCGAACACAAGGGCGTCGAGCGCGACGAGGAGTACAAGGGCCAGCTCCTCCGCAAACTCAACCAACTGTAG
- a CDS encoding alkaline phosphatase PhoX: MVDINRRTLLKSSVAAALGASIVGTATADDGNTAGAPMVDGDLKRFATTAFGAEVTGPFVVGNGTLIFSLQHPLDPDEAAETPAVVNDERFQDGGIGYVRGFQFEDGADNEEFTELSTPTTADEQGRVRTAGGEYRLLAREKQPIAGGDERLGVPKTPDGTPVDELSGSQYSQFGNDPDMNQFVATPDGEYDGYLFTNFEQTPGTLTRIPLDVADDGSLAADLDASTNLANTDNYRAVGGTKINCYGDLSPWGTPLSAEEEYAHPRVSLSATVSDMVENGGVGRRGGAAFWNRPNPTGISGLVGEYYDTGWYPQGTFGLAGTELLAYYLGAERRDQTADGNGPAPIGGRYPNRYDYGYIVDFRNPDADDPADVEPVKYYVMGRAAWEAPDIQRDQRTAYLTSDGSNKGIYKFVADRPIPSYRDPMDVAGTLYAPLVTNKAAARDKPPAEVSLDIEWLELGHATNREVESWIADYEYVTQVDYLETHAETDWREDFGAALEEADRAVVENGNRDYITDEEILEWARQYEARGPSEVDEDLRRVPFLETRAAAKELGATIEFRKAEGIDSVDDATPGDYVYVGLSEVNDGFVDDEGKVRTQRVDGGMVYRAELESDYNISTLEPVLVGPDATDASDVADDSLLNVDNVWVMDDGRVLCCEDADQFSRSYPNDCMYVFDPADRQSGGDDNPGRGRGNDESNPGRGRGPDGDREDEDENEEDDE, from the coding sequence ATGGTAGACATCAATCGACGAACGTTACTGAAGTCGTCAGTGGCGGCGGCGCTGGGCGCGAGCATCGTGGGGACAGCAACGGCGGACGACGGGAACACGGCGGGCGCGCCGATGGTGGACGGCGACCTCAAGCGGTTCGCGACGACGGCGTTCGGCGCGGAAGTGACGGGGCCGTTCGTCGTCGGGAACGGGACGCTCATCTTCAGCCTGCAGCACCCGCTCGACCCCGACGAGGCGGCGGAGACACCGGCCGTGGTGAACGACGAGCGGTTCCAGGACGGCGGCATCGGCTACGTCAGGGGCTTCCAGTTCGAGGACGGTGCGGACAACGAGGAGTTCACCGAGCTGTCGACGCCGACGACCGCCGACGAGCAGGGGCGCGTGCGGACGGCGGGCGGGGAGTATCGGCTGCTAGCGCGGGAGAAACAGCCCATAGCCGGCGGCGATGAACGGCTCGGCGTCCCGAAGACGCCCGATGGGACGCCCGTCGACGAACTCTCGGGGTCGCAGTACTCCCAGTTCGGGAACGACCCCGACATGAACCAGTTCGTCGCGACGCCGGACGGCGAGTACGACGGCTACCTGTTCACGAACTTCGAGCAGACGCCGGGCACGCTCACGCGGATTCCGCTCGACGTCGCCGACGACGGGAGCCTCGCGGCGGACCTCGACGCCAGCACGAACCTCGCAAACACGGACAACTACCGGGCGGTCGGGGGCACGAAAATCAACTGCTACGGCGACCTGAGTCCGTGGGGGACGCCGCTCTCGGCGGAGGAAGAGTACGCCCATCCGCGCGTGTCGCTGTCCGCGACGGTCAGCGACATGGTCGAGAATGGGGGCGTGGGCCGGCGCGGCGGCGCGGCGTTCTGGAATCGCCCGAACCCCACCGGGATTTCGGGGCTGGTCGGCGAGTACTACGACACCGGCTGGTACCCGCAGGGGACGTTCGGGCTCGCCGGCACCGAACTGCTGGCGTACTACCTCGGTGCCGAGCGCCGCGACCAGACCGCCGACGGGAACGGACCCGCCCCGATTGGCGGGCGCTACCCGAACCGCTACGACTACGGCTACATCGTGGACTTCCGGAATCCGGACGCCGACGACCCCGCCGACGTCGAACCGGTGAAGTACTACGTGATGGGGCGGGCCGCGTGGGAGGCTCCCGACATCCAGCGCGACCAGCGGACGGCGTACCTCACCTCGGACGGGTCGAACAAGGGCATCTACAAGTTCGTCGCGGACCGCCCGATTCCGAGCTACCGCGACCCGATGGACGTCGCGGGGACGCTGTACGCGCCGCTGGTCACGAACAAGGCGGCCGCACGGGACAAACCGCCTGCGGAGGTGTCGCTGGACATCGAGTGGCTGGAACTCGGGCACGCGACCAACCGCGAGGTCGAGTCGTGGATTGCCGACTACGAGTACGTGACGCAGGTCGACTACCTCGAAACCCACGCCGAGACAGACTGGCGGGAGGACTTCGGGGCGGCGCTCGAAGAGGCCGACCGCGCGGTCGTCGAGAACGGCAACCGCGACTACATCACCGACGAGGAGATTCTGGAGTGGGCCCGACAGTACGAGGCCCGCGGCCCGAGCGAGGTCGACGAGGACCTGCGGCGGGTGCCGTTCCTCGAAACGCGGGCGGCCGCCAAGGAACTCGGCGCGACCATCGAGTTCCGGAAGGCCGAGGGCATCGACAGCGTCGACGACGCGACCCCCGGTGACTACGTCTACGTCGGGCTCTCGGAGGTCAACGACGGGTTCGTCGACGACGAGGGCAAGGTTCGGACCCAGCGCGTGGACGGCGGAATGGTCTACCGCGCCGAGCTGGAGTCCGACTACAACATCTCGACGCTGGAGCCGGTGCTCGTGGGGCCGGACGCCACGGACGCCAGCGACGTCGCGGACGACTCGCTGCTGAACGTCGACAACGTTTGGGTGATGGACGACGGGCGCGTGCTCTGCTGCGAGGACGCCGACCAGTTCAGCCGCTCGTACCCCAACGACTGCATGTACGTCTTCGACCCTGCCGACCGGCAGTCGGGCGGTGACGACAATCCCGGCCGCGGACGCGGGAACGACGAGTCGAACCCGGGCCGGGGCCGCGGTCCGGACGGCGACCGCGAGGACGAAGACGAGAACGAAGAAGACGACGAGTGA
- the radB gene encoding DNA repair and recombination protein RadB translates to MSDDTHISTGCAGLDDLLGGGVERGTVTQVYGPPGAGKTNVALSTAVEVAADGGTAVYIDTEGLSVERFDQLLTARADDPEDASSRIILSDAHDFEEQAEAVRDAADFAERADLIILDSATGFYRLERDADDGGDALRRVADQITHLLSLARKHDLAVVVTNQVFTDVDSDSDRVRPLGGHTLNHWTGVVMRVDRFRGGNRRATLEKHRSKPEGEHTRFKITDTGIEGVEQR, encoded by the coding sequence GTGAGCGACGACACCCACATCTCGACGGGCTGTGCCGGCCTCGACGACCTGCTCGGCGGGGGCGTCGAACGCGGCACCGTCACGCAGGTCTACGGGCCCCCGGGCGCGGGCAAGACGAACGTCGCGCTCTCGACCGCCGTCGAGGTCGCTGCCGACGGCGGCACGGCGGTCTACATCGACACCGAGGGGCTCTCCGTCGAGCGCTTCGACCAACTGCTGACCGCGCGCGCCGACGACCCCGAGGACGCTTCCAGTCGCATTATTCTCTCCGACGCCCACGACTTCGAGGAGCAGGCCGAAGCCGTCCGGGACGCCGCGGACTTCGCGGAGCGCGCGGACCTCATCATTCTCGACTCCGCGACGGGCTTCTACCGCCTCGAACGCGACGCCGACGACGGCGGCGACGCGCTCCGCCGGGTCGCCGACCAGATTACGCACCTGCTCTCGCTGGCGCGCAAACACGACCTCGCGGTCGTCGTCACGAACCAGGTGTTCACGGACGTCGACAGCGACAGCGACCGCGTCCGCCCGCTCGGCGGCCACACGCTCAACCACTGGACGGGCGTCGTGATGCGCGTCGACCGGTTCCGCGGCGGCAACCGCCGCGCCACTCTCGAAAAACACCGCTCGAAGCCCGAGGGCGAGCATACGCGCTTCAAAATCACCGACACCGGCATCGAGGGCGTCGAACAGCGATAA